In Argopecten irradians isolate NY unplaced genomic scaffold, Ai_NY scaffold_0720, whole genome shotgun sequence, a single genomic region encodes these proteins:
- the LOC138313529 gene encoding uncharacterized protein yields MGTLGKCPKELSPYLDENGMIRVGGRLQNSDLPRHEVNPILVPGQHYVAMLLTRHFHNAVQHQGRHLTEGAIRAAGFWITGVKRLVSFVIHHCVKCRKLRGKHSQQKMADLPVDRVTPSPPFTFVGVDVFGPWTIVTRRTRGGSASSKRWAVLFTCLSSRAVHIELLEEMSSSSFINSVRRFYAIRGKVAEFRSDRGTNFVGAISDLDATAIFIEDLNIKEFLRESGTIWKFNPPHASHFGGSWERMIGVARRILDSMFLNNNRNLTHEVLSTFMAEVTAIINARPLIPVSTDVDEPLILSPATLLTQKTGSRIESFEYFNQKDMLRSQWKHVQVLAEQFWSRWRKEFLPVLQARRKWNHESRNLEEGDVVLMKDEQTARNDWPLGVITRTFPSEDGLVRKVEIQISREGKKSTFVRPVTQVVVICSKET; encoded by the coding sequence ATGGGGACACTAGGGAAATGTCCAAAGGAACTTTCACCCTACTTGGACGAAAACGGCATGATACGTGTTGGAGGAAGGCTACAGAACTCAGATTTACCGAGACACGAAGTGAACCCTATCTTAGTACCCGGCCAACATTACGTCGCGATGCTGTTGACTAGACACTTCCATAACGCTGTTCAACATCAGGGTAGACACCTGACAGAAGGGGCGATAAGGGCCGCAGGCTTTTGGATCACTGGGGTCAAGAGACTGGTTTCTTTCGTCATTCATCACTGTGTGAAGTGTCGGAAACTTCGAGGAAAGCATTCCCAACAGAAGATGGCTGATCTACCAGTGGATCGTGTTACGCCAAGCCCGCCATTTACATTCGTTGGTGTCGATGTTTTTGGACCTTGGACCATTGTCACACGCAGGACAAGAGGCGGTTCAGCTTCAAGTAAACGCTGGGCAGTGCTCTTCACGTGTCTGTCATCTAGGGCGGTTCATATTGAGTTACTGGAAGAAATGAGCTCATCATCGTTTATAAACTCTGTGAGAAGATTCTACGCCATTAGAGGAAAAGTTGCAGAGTTCCGTTCTGATAGGGGAACCAATTTTGTTGGGGCAATCTCGGACCTTGACGCTACAGCAATCTTCATAGAAGACCTAAACATCAAGGAATTTCTCCGTGAATCTGGTACCATCTGGAAATTTAATCCTCCCCACGCCTCACACTTTGGAGGCTCCTGGGAAAGGATGATTGGCGTTGCACGACGCATACTAGACTCCATGTTCCTCAACAACAATCGTAACCTCACGCACGAAGTCTTGTCGACATTTATGGCAGAAGTAACAGCGATCATCAACGCGCGACCATTGATTCCTGTTTCAACAGATGTAGATGAACCATTAATCTTATCTCCAGCAACCCTTTTGACACAGAAAACAGGAAGTCGGATCGAGtcgtttgaatattttaacCAGAAAGACATGCTTAGATCACAGTGGAAGCATGTGCAGGTGCTCGCTGAGCAGTTCTGGAGTCGATGGCGAAAGGAGTTTCTACCTGTGTTACAGGCCAGGAGGAAGTGGAATCACGAGTCTCGCAACCTTGAGGAGGGAGACGTTGTTCTCATGAAGGATGAACAAACAGCGCGCAACGATTGGCCTCTTGGTGTAATCACGCGTACCTTTCCTAGTGAAGATGGACTTGTTAGGAAAGTTGAGATTCAGATATCGCGAGAAGGAAAGAAGTCAACATTCGTCCGTCCAGTTACTCAGGTTGTTGTCATTTGTTCCAAGGAGACATAG